A genomic region of Nostoc sp. UHCC 0702 contains the following coding sequences:
- the pstC gene encoding phosphate ABC transporter permease subunit PstC: MQNPNFQDDSYQRSRQSLEKNPSEDIYEKIIAVILFACALVSVLTTFGIVVIIFQETFGFFQEVSFAQFFLDTKWTPLFAERHFGVWPLMAGTFLTTAIAMAVAIPLGLCSAIYLSEYAQPKVAAILRPAVELLAGIPTVVYGYFALLFVTPLLRNIVPLEIFNALSAGLMMGVMITPTVGSISLDAIRAVPQSLREGAYALGITKLESIFRVVLPAALSGIIASIILGISRAVGETMTVLIAAGQQPKLTINFAESVETMTAYMAQISGGDSPRGSLNFKTLYAVGALLFLITLALNIVSHWIANRFKEKYE; this comes from the coding sequence ATGCAAAATCCCAATTTTCAAGACGATTCCTATCAAAGATCTAGACAGTCACTAGAGAAAAATCCATCTGAAGATATTTACGAAAAGATTATTGCAGTAATCCTATTTGCTTGTGCTTTAGTTTCTGTTTTAACGACCTTTGGTATTGTAGTAATTATCTTTCAGGAAACATTCGGCTTTTTCCAAGAAGTTTCCTTTGCTCAATTTTTTCTTGATACTAAGTGGACGCCTCTATTCGCAGAGAGACATTTTGGCGTTTGGCCCTTAATGGCAGGCACTTTCTTGACTACAGCTATTGCGATGGCGGTTGCGATTCCTTTGGGTTTATGTTCTGCTATTTATTTAAGTGAATATGCTCAACCTAAAGTAGCAGCAATTTTACGCCCAGCAGTAGAACTTTTGGCAGGGATACCAACAGTAGTATATGGATATTTCGCCCTATTGTTTGTTACCCCATTGCTGCGAAATATTGTACCTCTAGAAATATTCAACGCTTTGAGTGCTGGGTTAATGATGGGAGTAATGATTACACCCACAGTTGGTTCCATCAGTTTAGATGCGATTCGAGCAGTTCCACAGTCTTTACGGGAGGGTGCTTACGCTTTAGGTATTACTAAATTGGAATCTATTTTTAGAGTCGTTCTTCCAGCAGCACTTTCTGGAATTATAGCCTCGATTATTCTGGGAATTTCTCGTGCTGTGGGTGAAACAATGACTGTTCTCATCGCTGCTGGACAACAGCCAAAACTGACTATTAACTTCGCAGAATCAGTGGAAACAATGACAGCTTATATGGCGCAAATCTCTGGAGGAGATAGCCCGCGTGGTAGTCTCAATTTCAAGACTTTATATGCTG
- a CDS encoding PstS family phosphate ABC transporter substrate-binding protein, with translation MSFRSLLKDRFFLALLIITSGVTGCSSAEEKKSQVSIDGAAVGFPISLAVAEEYGKLKSDAKVSVASSGTGGGFSKFCNGDLDIAGASRTIRDEEIKKCQSKNVEFVELPVALDGIAVIANRQNNFAKCLTIKELATIWSAKSDGKILTWNQVNPKFPNQKLKLYAPASDTGTFDYMTQAVTGKAKNGRTDYTPSHNQNLLVQGVSGEPSALGYVGISYYIQNQDKLNLVAVEGPTGKCEKPVPVDNVVKNIYTPLSRPLFIYVSKQSLDTKPAVREFVDFYLENSWKWVDSVGYVALPDEAYVKVKQKLATGETGTKFKKAKPGEPITNFI, from the coding sequence ATGAGCTTTCGTAGCCTACTTAAAGATAGATTCTTTCTGGCGCTTTTGATTATCACCTCTGGTGTGACTGGTTGTAGCAGCGCCGAAGAAAAGAAAAGTCAGGTGAGTATTGATGGTGCAGCGGTAGGTTTCCCTATTTCTTTAGCAGTTGCAGAAGAATATGGCAAGCTGAAATCTGATGCTAAAGTTAGCGTTGCTTCCAGTGGTACAGGTGGTGGTTTTAGTAAATTTTGTAATGGCGATCTTGATATTGCTGGTGCTTCTCGTACCATTAGAGATGAAGAAATCAAAAAATGTCAAAGCAAGAATGTTGAATTTGTCGAGTTGCCTGTTGCTTTAGATGGTATCGCTGTCATTGCCAACCGTCAAAATAACTTTGCTAAATGTCTCACTATCAAAGAACTAGCCACAATTTGGAGCGCTAAATCAGACGGTAAAATCTTGACATGGAATCAAGTTAATCCCAAATTTCCTAACCAAAAACTGAAGCTGTATGCTCCAGCTTCGGATACTGGAACCTTTGATTACATGACTCAAGCTGTGACTGGTAAAGCCAAGAATGGACGCACAGACTACACACCCAGTCACAATCAAAACTTACTCGTGCAAGGAGTTTCAGGTGAACCATCAGCTTTAGGTTATGTAGGGATATCTTACTACATTCAAAACCAAGACAAACTCAATTTAGTTGCAGTAGAAGGGCCGACAGGCAAATGTGAAAAACCAGTTCCTGTAGATAATGTTGTCAAAAATATCTACACACCATTGTCTCGTCCCCTGTTCATTTATGTCAGTAAACAATCCTTAGATACCAAGCCAGCAGTTAGGGAATTTGTAGATTTTTATCTAGAAAATTCCTGGAAATGGGTAGATAGCGTGGGTTATGTGGCATTACCTGATGAAGCTTACGTCAAGGTAAAACAAAAGTTGGCTACCGGTGAAACTGGCACTAAATTTAAAAAAGCTAAACCAGGTGAGCCAATCACAAACTTTATTTAA
- a CDS encoding sulfate ABC transporter substrate-binding protein encodes MSKSQHPTQLGIYLIEGMQIYVVKTLQAIQFWYQRITKSSIRSFVCLFLVGTVLSMAVAACSGSSSASKADVKLKLVSFSVTKAAHDKIIPIFVQKWKQEHNQNVTFEQSYGGSGAQAAAVIAGEQEADIVHLALSFDVNKIQQAGLIKSSWEIKSPRNGIVSRSVAAIVTREGNPKGINTWQDLAKDGVTLIAANPKTSGIAIWEYLALWGSVTQAGGDETAALDFVTKVYKNVPVLTKDAREASDLFFQKGQGDVLINYENEVFLAVKNGTKLPYSVPKINISIDNPVTVVDKNVDKHGTREVAEAFVDFLYSTEAQREFAKLQYRPVNPTVSQEVLSQYPKIDTLFTSQDLGGWDNIQKKFFVNGAIFDQVQAAKKA; translated from the coding sequence ATGAGCAAATCGCAACATCCGACACAGTTAGGAATTTACCTAATTGAGGGAATGCAGATTTATGTGGTGAAAACTTTGCAAGCTATACAGTTTTGGTATCAAAGAATAACTAAAAGCTCTATACGAAGTTTTGTGTGTCTGTTTTTAGTAGGTACTGTTTTGAGTATGGCAGTCGCCGCCTGCTCTGGAAGCAGTTCAGCTAGCAAAGCCGATGTCAAACTCAAACTCGTTTCCTTCTCCGTTACCAAAGCAGCTCATGACAAAATCATTCCCATATTTGTGCAAAAGTGGAAGCAAGAACACAACCAAAACGTCACTTTTGAGCAAAGTTATGGAGGTTCTGGCGCTCAAGCCGCTGCTGTCATTGCTGGTGAACAAGAAGCAGATATAGTACACCTGGCACTTTCTTTTGATGTTAATAAAATTCAACAAGCAGGATTAATTAAATCAAGTTGGGAAATCAAATCTCCTAGAAATGGTATTGTGAGTAGATCTGTTGCTGCCATTGTCACCCGCGAAGGTAATCCTAAAGGTATTAATACTTGGCAAGACTTGGCAAAAGATGGCGTGACATTGATTGCAGCTAACCCCAAAACCTCTGGTATTGCGATTTGGGAATACCTAGCTTTGTGGGGATCGGTAACTCAAGCAGGCGGTGACGAGACAGCAGCATTAGATTTTGTCACAAAAGTTTATAAAAATGTACCTGTGTTGACAAAAGATGCTCGCGAGGCTAGCGATTTATTTTTCCAAAAAGGTCAGGGTGATGTCTTAATTAACTACGAAAATGAGGTATTCTTGGCAGTAAAAAATGGCACAAAACTACCTTATAGCGTACCAAAAATTAATATTTCCATTGATAATCCTGTCACCGTAGTCGATAAGAACGTTGATAAGCACGGTACAAGAGAAGTTGCAGAAGCATTTGTTGATTTTCTTTACTCAACAGAAGCTCAACGAGAATTCGCTAAATTGCAATATCGCCCTGTAAACCCCACCGTTAGCCAAGAAGTATTATCACAGTATCCCAAAATCGATACTTTATTCACATCTCAAGATTTAGGTGGGTGGGATAATATCCAGAAAAAGTTTTTTGTGAATGGAGCGATTTTTGATCAAGTTCAGGCTGCTAAAAAAGCATGA
- a CDS encoding transposase — MPQYRRSYALGGTFFLTLVTYRRTPLFSQPENVSRLRAAIVKTRTERPFEITGAVVLPDHIHFLWTLPPNDSDYSQRVSRLKILFTRSLRGTRSLPENVSASRRKHRESDIWQRRFWEHTIRDQADLTRHLNYIHYNPVKHGLVSCPHLWEYSSFHTWVKRGGYQADWACSCCGKMPQIPDFPEIVFGESG; from the coding sequence ATGCCCCAATATCGTCGCTCCTACGCACTAGGTGGAACTTTTTTCCTCACCTTGGTGACTTATCGCCGCACACCTCTGTTTTCTCAGCCAGAAAATGTCTCTCGCTTACGGGCTGCTATTGTCAAAACTCGTACTGAAAGACCATTTGAAATTACTGGAGCAGTTGTCTTACCTGACCATATTCATTTTCTCTGGACATTACCGCCTAATGATTCAGATTACTCTCAAAGAGTCTCTCGGTTAAAGATTCTGTTTACAAGGTCGCTACGGGGTACAAGGTCGTTACCTGAAAATGTTTCTGCTTCCCGTCGCAAACATAGAGAAAGTGATATTTGGCAACGTCGGTTTTGGGAGCATACCATTCGTGACCAGGCAGACTTGACAAGGCATTTAAATTATATCCACTACAATCCAGTGAAGCATGGTTTGGTATCCTGCCCGCACCTATGGGAATATTCCAGCTTTCACACATGGGTAAAAAGAGGCGGATATCAGGCTGATTGGGCTTGTAGCTGTTGTGGTAAGATGCCCCAAATCCCAGATTTCCCAGAGATTGTATTTGGTGAATCGGGGTAA
- a CDS encoding type II toxin-antitoxin system VapC family toxin, producing the protein MTFDFRLAVLVPIFNRYFSQCYLSTIVVSELYKGVYCSKQVEKNLEILAQLTELLPIQPFDIDAAREFGKIQSELRQIGRPTGEVDALIAAVVRSRKDILVTNNIKDFENIPNLQLENWLE; encoded by the coding sequence TTGACTTTTGACTTCCGCCTTGCGGTACTAGTACCTATATTTAATCGCTATTTTAGCCAATGCTATCTCTCTACAATAGTAGTTTCAGAACTTTATAAAGGTGTTTACTGTTCTAAACAAGTTGAAAAAAATTTAGAAATACTAGCACAACTAACTGAACTATTACCCATTCAGCCATTTGATATAGATGCTGCCAGAGAATTTGGTAAAATTCAAAGTGAATTGAGGCAAATTGGTAGACCGACAGGAGAAGTAGATGCACTAATTGCTGCCGTTGTCCGTTCTCGTAAAGATATTTTGGTTACGAACAATATCAAAGATTTTGAAAATATACCTAATTTGCAATTAGAGAACTGGTTAGAGTAG